The Helicobacter anatolicus genomic interval TTACAGCGGTATCGCCAAAAAATGTTTCAGGTCTTGTGGTGGCTACAATGATGCAATCCTTAGAATCTTTGATGGGATATTTGAGATGATAGAGTTTAGAATGGTTTTCTTCATATTCTACCTCAATATCAGAGAGTGCGCCATCATGGGTGCACCAATTTACCATATAATCACCCTGTGTAATAAGACCTTTTTCATACCAAGTTACAAAAGCTTCTCTTACCGCATTTGCTAAGCCTTCATCCATGGTAAAACGCGCTCTAGACCAAGCAGGAGTGATGCCTAAATGGTGCATTTGTTCCAAGATTTTCCCTCCACTTTCTTCTTTCCACTGCCATACTTTTTGGATAAATTTTTCTCTCCCAAGGTTTTCTTTAGTGATATTTTGTGCAAGAAGTTGTTTTTCTACGATATTTTGTGTCGCAATTCCTGCATGATCTAATCCAGGTTGATAGAGAGTTTTATACCCTTGCATTCTCTTGTAGCGCACCATAATATCTTGCAAGCTAAAGGTGAGTGCATGACCAATATGAAGCACACCTGTTACATTTGGTGGAGGCATCATAATACTAAAAACCTTATCTTTTTTTTGAATCTTGAGATTACCTTGTGTTTCAAAATAGCCTCTTTTTAGACAAGTTTGATAGATTTCTTGATCAGAAATACTCATGGGATATCCTTAAATTTTATTAATGTGGCATAAGTTTTGCTTATAGTTGATTATATCAAAATAATGCTTAAGGAGTTTAAATGCGTTATGATCTAAAATCTCCTATTTTGGGATTTGAACACATTACAGAAGTGGAATTTGAAAAAATTGATGATCTTTTTGCAAAAATTTCTAATAAAAAAGAACAATTTGAGATTTTTTTGGTTAATCCGTATATGTTGCGAGAATATTCTTTTGAGATACCAAATTATATTTCTTTGCTTTTAGAGTTAAATGCACAATCTGGTGTTGAGGTGTATTGCGCAATGGTTTTACAGAAAAATAGAGAAGATTCTATGGTGAATTTTTTGGCACCTATAGTGTTTAATACACAAAATGCAAAAGCAGGGCAGGTGGTGCTTTCAATGTTGGATTATCCAGATTTTAATTTGAGCGCACCACTATCACTTTTTGTTAGTAAAAGTGCTTAACAGATTCTAGTGTTGGGATTAAAGAATTATTCAGATCCCATTGCTTGGCTTTGTGCATTTGCAATAAGTGGATCAATAATAGCATCAAGATTGCCAGAGAGCATAATTTCTTCTAGGCTATAGAGAGTAAGATTAATGCGATGATCTGTTAAGCGGTTTTGAGGGAAGTTATAAGTACGAATCCTTTCGCTTCTATCTCCACTACCAACTTGATTTTTTCTTGCTTCTGCATTTTGATTTTGTTGAGCTTCTAATTGGGCTTCATAGATTCTTGATCGTAAGATTTTCATCGCTTTATCTTTATTTTTGTGTTGAGATTTTTCATCTTGAATAGACACGGTAATTCCTGTAGGAATATGTGTGATTCTTACTGCCGAATCTGTTGTATTTACGCACTGTCCACCGTGACCTCCTGCACGAAAAACCTCAATACGCAAGTCACTGGGATTGATTATCACTTCAACATCATCTACTTCAGGCATTAGCGCAACTGTAATGGCTGAAGTGTGGATTCTACCTTGGGATTCTGTGGCAGGGACTCTTTGCACACGATGCGTGCCCCCTTCAAATTTTAGTTTAGAATATGCGCCATCACCTTTAATTAGTGCAATGATTTCTTTATATCCACCGACATTGTTTTCACTAGAACTTATAATCTCAACCTTCCAGTTTTTTAGATCAGCATAGCGACAATATGCTTTAAACAAATCACCGACAAAAATTCCTGCCTCATCTCCACCTGTGCCTGCACGCAGTTCTAGATAAATATTTTTTTTATCATTAGGATCTTTTGGAATAAGTAAAAATTTGATTGTTTCTTCTAATTCTTCTTTTTTGTCCTCTAGGATTTTTAGTTCTTCTTTTGCAAGATCACCTAATTCTTTATCAAGAAGCATCATTTCCTTGAGTTCAGTAATGGTATCTAGTGCTTTGATATATTCTTTAGCATTTTGTGTGATTTCTTCAATTTCGCTTTGTTCTTTGCTAAGTGCGGTGAGTTGCTTGATGTCAGATATGATTTGAGAATCTGCTAGAAGCGCAGAAATTTCATCATATCTTTTTATAATAGGCAAGAGCTTTGTAACAAGCATAAATTAAGCAGGGATAGCGATCTTTTTTACAGCAGCGTTAAGACGACTCACTCTTCTTGAGGCAGTGTTTTTCTTAATAATCCCCTTGCTAACAAATTTATGAAGCTCTTTGTTTGCGATTTTTAAAGCTTCTTGTGCTTTTGGTACATCATTTGCAGCTACACTCTCTCTTACTGCTTTGATGATATTTTTAATTCTTGTTCTATAATAGCGGTTACGCTCTGTTCTTTTGAGAGTCTGGCGTACTCTTTTTTCTGCTGATTTATGATTAGCCATAGCATTTCATCCTTTTTTCTATTTTAAGGTAAAATTATGCCAAAATTTTATTTAAAATGAGTTTAAAAACTACTTTTTAGGGAGAAAGTAATGAGAATCTTTGGAACTGATGGTGTTAGAGGTAAAGCAGGGAGTGATATTACCCCATTTTTGGTATTAAAGCTTGGAATTAGTGCAGGATTGTATTTTAGGAAGCAGGGAGTAACAAATAGAATTTTGGTAGGTAAGGATACAAGACGCAGTGGTTATATGATAGAAAATGCATTAGTTTCAGGGCTTACTTCGGTAGGATATGATGTAATACAAGTAGGACCTATGCCAACGCCAGCGGTTGCATTTTTGACTGAAGATATGCGTTGCGATGGTGGGATCATGATTAGTGCCA includes:
- the fliW gene encoding flagellar assembly protein FliW gives rise to the protein MRYDLKSPILGFEHITEVEFEKIDDLFAKISNKKEQFEIFLVNPYMLREYSFEIPNYISLLLELNAQSGVEVYCAMVLQKNREDSMVNFLAPIVFNTQNAKAGQVVLSMLDYPDFNLSAPLSLFVSKSA
- the prfA gene encoding peptide chain release factor 1; the encoded protein is MLVTKLLPIIKRYDEISALLADSQIISDIKQLTALSKEQSEIEEITQNAKEYIKALDTITELKEMMLLDKELGDLAKEELKILEDKKEELEETIKFLLIPKDPNDKKNIYLELRAGTGGDEAGIFVGDLFKAYCRYADLKNWKVEIISSSENNVGGYKEIIALIKGDGAYSKLKFEGGTHRVQRVPATESQGRIHTSAITVALMPEVDDVEVIINPSDLRIEVFRAGGHGGQCVNTTDSAVRITHIPTGITVSIQDEKSQHKNKDKAMKILRSRIYEAQLEAQQNQNAEARKNQVGSGDRSERIRTYNFPQNRLTDHRINLTLYSLEEIMLSGNLDAIIDPLIANAQSQAMGSE
- the rpsT gene encoding 30S ribosomal protein S20, with product MANHKSAEKRVRQTLKRTERNRYYRTRIKNIIKAVRESVAANDVPKAQEALKIANKELHKFVSKGIIKKNTASRRVSRLNAAVKKIAIPA